A single window of Arvicanthis niloticus isolate mArvNil1 chromosome X, mArvNil1.pat.X, whole genome shotgun sequence DNA harbors:
- the Zcchc12 gene encoding zinc finger CCHC domain-containing protein 12, producing the protein MASILSRLGNSRGQNSPLPPWAHSMLRSLGRSLGPLMASMAERNMRLFSGRAEPAEGEETFENWLSQVTGVLPDWHMPEEEKVRRLMRTLRGPAREVMRLLQAANPSLDVEDFLRAMKLVFGESESSVTAHSKFVNTVQEHGEKPSLYVIRLEVQLQNAIQAGVFAEKEANQARLHQLLVGAEMSTDLRFRLKNLLRVYANEPERLPNFLELIRMIREEEEWEEAFINPKRPRRSESVMDRALSPMAFQSPPPIMISSIDCNVIEIDDSPDDSDEDVILVEPEDPPLPSSSGSSFLGRAVSDDQVLVIESPNIFEIQGPSTSSGAGRKNNPFGEVRRTRKRKHTVHCSHCGEEGHTKETCDNENDKGQVFENLIITLQELTHTEERARGAPGEPIGFSEPQ; encoded by the coding sequence ATGGCTAGCATCCTTTCACGCCTGGGTAACAGCCGGGGGCAGAACTCACCCTTGCCACCTTGGGCTCATTCCATGCTGAGGTCCCTGGGGAGGAGTCTTGGTCCTTTAATGGCCAGCATGGCAGAGAGAAACATGAGGTTGTTCTCTGGGAGGGCAGAGCCAGCCGAGGGGGAAGAAACCTTTGAAAACTGGCTGAGCCAAGTAACTGGGGTGCTGCCTGATTGGCATATGCCTGAGGAGGAAAAGGTCAGACGCCTAATGAGAACTCTCAGAGGCCCTGCCCGGGAGGTCATGCGTTTGCTCCAAGCTGCTAATCCCAGCCTAGATGTAGAGGATTTTTTGCGGGCAATGAAGCTGGTCTTTGGGGAGTCTGAGAGCAGTGTGACAGCCCACAGTAAATTTGTTAACACTGTTCAGGAACATGGAGAGAAACCATCCCTCTATGTGATCCGCTTAGAGGTGCAGCTGCAGAATGCTATCCAGGCAGGGGTATTTGCTGAGAAAGAGGCAAACCAGGCTCGCCTGCACCAGCTCCTGGTAGGGGCTGAGATGAGTACAGACCTTCGATTCAGGCTTAAGAATCTTCTCCGGGTATATGCAAACGAGCCCGAGCGCCTTCCCAATTTCCTGGAGTTAATCAGGATgataagggaggaagaggaatgggaggaggCTTTTATTAATCCTAAGCGGCCCAGAAGATCTGAGTCAGTGATGGACAGGGCACTCAGCCCTATGGCATTTCAGAGCCCCCCACCAATAATGATCAGCAGTATTGACTGCAATGTGATAGAGATAGATGACTCTCCTGATGATTCAGATGAGGATGTGATCTTGGTGGAGCCTGAGGACCCACCACTGCCATCCTCAAGTGGCTCTTCCTTCCTAGGCAGGGCTGTATCTGACGACCAAGTGCTGGTCATTGAGTCCCCTAACATTTTTGAGATCCAGGGTCCTTCCACCAGTAGTGGTGCTGGGAGAAAGAACAATCCTTTTGGGGAGGTGCGCAGAACCAGGAAGCGCAAACATACAGTCCATTGTTCCCACTGCGGTGAGGAGGGCCACACAAAAGAAACCTGTGACAATGAGAATGACAAGGGCCAGGTTTTTGAGAATCTGATCATCACCCTGCAGGAGCTGACacatacagaggagagagcaagggGGGCCCCTGGAGAACCCATTGGCTTCTCTGAACCACAGTAA